The Lepeophtheirus salmonis chromosome 3, UVic_Lsal_1.4, whole genome shotgun sequence genomic interval cgtttgccgtcgaaaataaatattggcaaaaaataatttgacaaaatattttataaaattaaacaaattataatctaGCTCCTACGTTTTTATTgataagatttataaaaatcagttaatcGATTACCTTTATAATATATCTTcttcttaatttgaaataatccTTGAATAACTCCCCCGATAATTATTCTAGAGAACGAAGTATAATGTTGTCAGATCTGATGTAgtggaaaaattataaattggttcAGTTTATCTGAACAACGCAATTGAACCCAGATTTATTCCGACAAAACCACTGGTTTTCAAGAGTTTTGCAAAaacatcaattattaattattttatgaactaATCATTAAtaactatgaaataaaatacattaaaaattaaattttgcgtctttttttatattataactttccttttaaaacttttcaattaaattttttttaaagagaaacaaaaaataaaaaaataaccaggTATTCAAAtaccaaagttatttttattcagtgtatggacaATCAGATATGATTTTCgaaaatgtataaaatcaaAGCTTTAAATGTGGacacaaaaatccaaaactttaAAAAGCTATGTTGGCGCACACTGTATTTGTGTTCTTTAACTAATTCATTAACTTCTTCCCTTTCTATAACTAAACTTCTTCTTTTCCCCctatggaattaaataattaaatgtcacgaaattataataaaagaaaaagaatatgatTGATTACATTAAATAGAACTAAATGAAGGATCTAACGAAGGGTAGAGTAAACTATGCCCGAGGGTAACATATGGCcggtcaaaaatattttatgaagcgTTACAATTGTGATTCAAGATAGgtttctacatttaaatagttttaaatatacatatgtcttACAATAACAAGGGGTGGAACAGCAAAGTTAGCAAATACATTAGTCATCATAACAAGCATGGCTACgtacaatgaatatatatatttatgtatattttaattttggctgttttgaaaactttttgagaaatcATGCCAATAAAAAGTCGATAatgatttgtaataaatataattgggtgaaaaaaaaaactgggaaaaacaacattaaaaaaaaaagatttatccactaatattaaacttatctttaatatactaaaaagtattttaatacatcattcaattttgatatttttctttggtcAGTAGTATAATCtttcttatcaaagtttttcgcttattagtttatatttttccaaacagGGTCCCTTCTTTTCTGTAACAAAATGTATCATTCATACAGAGAGCATTTTCCGAGTAATGGTATTAGCTTTGATGCAGAAACTGTGACCAAATTTTCTTAGATATTGTACTTATAAAGTGTTCCCCCTCCATTTGCTGTGTGGTCGCAGAAGCAAAAAACAATTGATTGCTTTCAGaatttgtaattgatttttgaaggatatagtttttctaaaatttccaagttatatataaatattatatataacatttatgaTGATGCAAAGTGGCCACTAACctccattatatattttaaggagtTAAGTATGTATAGGAGGTCTCTCGGGTATTTAAAGGATAAGTCGAATTGAAACTTACTATTCTGATGAACTTTATCTATTTAATCCGCCTTGAGATTCGATGGGAACTTGAATAAACCAGCAGCCCACAGCCAGTGTGAGTGTGTGGAGGGGGTATTATAGCGTATTAAAAGGGGTTCTTGGTAGGTACAAATATATGCAGTGGCAGTGcaatttaaactgccttgaggtaCCGTACTTCACCTGGACAGCCTGGGCCTCTTAGTGTATATTGAGATTTAGGAGGGTTTCTAATGCTCAGAGAAGCAGGGGTGGAAAAATTGACCTTTCCTCGGGCCCAGTATATCACATGTACAACTCGTGGGCTGaggtgtattatagaatattagaaggatTCCTTGGAGCCTAGAAACACGGCAGCGGGAGTGTTTAATCTACATTTTGGCCCATTACTTAATCTGTACAACCTTAGAGACAGGGTGTATTTTGGCATTTCATAAAggtttcttgatgctcagggatgCGGCTGTGAGACTGTGAGTTCGGCGTCTGACACAGTAACTACTACCTCATCGTGTAAAAGAAGAGTGTTCATATAGTGCCTATACCTTGGTATACTCATACTTATAAAACCAACATTAgaataattccttattttttgttttacattgaACAGAAGAgcttttaattagttttaatttctcAATGTTCCGGGCAACACAAAGCAATGCTGGGCAAACCTACTCTcgtaaatatctataaaatgaaatatagttataaagggccatgtaactttttttctggaaaaaaaatccaatatacgTCCTGATGAGATACCGTTCTTGAGCTTAAAAATGACATCCCAGACCTTACCATCCCACCAAAAAATGGTTGCACGACTAGGGCAGGCATCTGGGTAAATGATAGTGAGGTCGGTGGATCTCAGACACTTTTTAGCACATAAAAAAGTACGAGCAAAAATTGTGAGTCTACATGTTCAACGACGAATGAAGAAACATGTTCAAATGTGGTATGTAGGTATTAGCTATTTAGTATCTGAGTAACTATGGAATGTTTTTCCACCATAAAATTCATAAGAAAATCGATGCTGGTGGAATTTTGTAGCTAACTCATCTCCTTTCCCTTCAAACGAACCTGTCTCAATCATTTCGGAACaaggctaatatttttttagtgtgctCATCTCCTATTGGGACTTGTaactaaatctaaaaaattactaacaaatgAGATCTCCAGATAGACTTTGCTCTTGTTTTGCTCTCATCCTTTCTCAAGACTaagatcaaaaaatgaaaatatatatttattttccttttgaatgtaaaaaccagatcaatttatttctttagatCTCGACCCCAAAAAGTTGTCTAGATCTCACGTAAAGTCGTCTGGACCACATCATTATTCCATACTCCTGCACTTAGAGAGGGAGAGATTTATGTTATAAGAGAAGTTTGACAAGATTTAAGACAAACACTGAAAAAGCAAGAATGGAAGAAACAATTTGGTTTTTTCTAATAACTTATGTTGGTCCAACTACTACACTGGCTGTTGCGTTATTTTACATGCAtagtatttttgttgttatatttattttaataattgacttttattatatttgctctatatgtaataataagtgtatttcatattttcataagGAAAGGTCCAAAAAGAAAGGAAGGGAAAAGCATGATATAAATCAAATctgcattattaaataaaaaatgacataaaaagtAGAAAGCAAAACCCTAGAATCAaggattttttacaaaaggtgATTTGTGTACAAAGCCCTCCACCAAAAAAGGAGCTAGACTCATGATATCCTCATCCTTTGCCACACAGAAAGCAAGAACACTCCACATGAGTTCAACTAGGATCTTATCATCTGTTGCATCCAATTCAACATCTTCGAGTAATAGAGGAGATATACGATGGTACTTGATCCCAGAACTCAAACACCAGGAGCGTGTTCGATCCACTATTCGACCATCTGTATCTAAAATGCTATCCAGCATGAGTTTACCCATACCATCCCATCCGAGGAAGAGCTTAAACGTCTCCGTTGCATTATTGGGACGGAAAATGTCAACAACTTTAGTCTATGTACAAAACATAAGATTACAATAAAACCCTAGAATATGTAGctggtgttgtttttttcagttttttttttcagaggacTTACACGTTTGACAGGTGGGAGTCCAGTTCCAAGAGAGACGAGAACTTTGGGTATACATACTTCAGCTTCTTTATTCAAGAAGCGACATACGACATTATATTCAGTAATTTCAGTGAGTAAATCGATTGACGGATTATTACTCAGAATGCCTCCATCCACGAAACATTCTTCTGGTCTAAAAAATGAGGGAGCCGCTCCTGAGGCCCGTGCTGCCTTCCATATCCGTCTGTCATTTGAAGAATATCGTGAATCGAGTTCTGGATTATCATAATCTGGAATATTCATTTTGTCTTGGGCTGACTTATAATTGCGAAACAACATTAGATCAGGAGGACATCGATCCGCCAAAGTTGCTGTGACCATAACTCTAAAAccaataatacatttaaaatcaaatataatactaaAGAGTCAAATAATACTTTGGATTTGGAGGAAGATGCTTCATGAGGGAATCATTTCCAAATTCTTGTTGAAGTAGTTTATCAAAGGGAGCAGAATTATAGGGCCGAGATGCTTCACCTCCAAAGACCTTATCTTTGAGTCTAAAGTATAACATTTGACATTCGTCCACAGTTTTTCCAGATAACAAGGCAAGAGCAAGAATTCCACCCGTGGAAGTTCCTGCAATCCAATCAAAACAATGTAGTATTGGCGTTTCATATCGCTTCtccatatatttcaaaatggtcGTCAAAACAAGTCCTTTGATTCCACCCCCATCAAGAGAGAGAAGTCGTCCATTGAATGAGAACTCATTACTTGAGGTACAAGATGCACCAAGCCCAACAGCTGAATTTAAAAAGGTGTCAAAATGGGTTCGAGGGCGaagatttttacattttgtggTTAATTCCAATATAGCAAATTCCGTTTCATATGTTTTTCGCTCAGCATCTGGGATGCTTAAAAAGTTTTGAGAGGCACCAACTGCATGAAGAGTGTAAAGAACGACCATTCGCGTTTGAGAGAGAGACTCAACCATGGATGCATTATGGTACTTATTCAGGGCAAGCTTCCAGGGGGTCaatcctaaaaataattatttaaaaaaaaataaaaatcacattaaatCACAAAAGGGATTGAACCTTGTTTGTTTTGGGCTAGAGGATCCGCATTAAAGACAAGGAGTGCTTTAATGATCTGAACATGTCCAACTTCCACAGCATCATGAAGAGGAGTATTTCCAAACTCATCATCTGCCATATCAATGCTAGCATTTCTAACAATCAATGCGAGTGCACAATCTAAGCGCTTTTTCTGAATCATGATGTGAAGTGCAGTTTTCCCATTGAAGTTTTTAGCATCAATGATGCATCCCGCGCCTGTGAGAGCCTCAATAATTTCACTGGATGTAGCCCAGTGAAGAGGAGTTCCACCATTCTTGATGTCCtaagaaagataaataattaattaggatTAAAATAAGGAAACATAGGGGgaagtaaaaagtattatttatttgcaaacaaaaataatatatgcagCATTGGATTAAACCACAtagttgattaaaaataaaaacaatcaactCCTTAACCGCAGAAACCATTGAGTAGTAACACATTGCTCAAATATACagaaattcattaaatattattaagtattagTGTATGCTCTAtgaatattgtacataaaagtaGGGATATGCTTCTAAAAAATGAGACTTG includes:
- the LOC121114758 gene encoding 85/88 kDa calcium-independent phospholipase A2, yielding MSNLFNSFLEASKSAIQIWATNSDPHQVRTVSPSTYSSSPIKLRGESVMVYGPLTNRKGSSGDNSRYDIVVQTSNSCFCVFWSPDWSEAERYFRIYDPIISNLLRIDASLSTAGFLTTICQAIKQDPSQNLAHIVIKLDLKQVMNKPVVIRDLNGLNYHGQSPLHLAIMMQNIYAINYLIGKKVTKDNVDIDKNNIYHFAAVTSKEIIETLVEDSNTKHLLNNCNSEGHTPLHIACLKDKPECVKALLCAGADVNVTGKVVKSEHSITSKQSDGSRGIKEIIESFPKHLQTKDIKNGGTPLHWATSSEIIEALTGAGCIIDAKNFNGKTALHIMIQKKRLDCALALIVRNASIDMADDEFGNTPLHDAVEVGHVQIIKALLVFNADPLAQNKQGLTPWKLALNKYHNASMVESLSQTRMVVLYTLHAVGASQNFLSIPDAERKTYETEFAILELTTKCKNLRPRTHFDTFLNSAVGLGASCTSSNEFSFNGRLLSLDGGGIKGLVLTTILKYMEKRYETPILHCFDWIAGTSTGGILALALLSGKTVDECQMLYFRLKDKVFGGEASRPYNSAPFDKLLQQEFGNDSLMKHLPPNPKVMVTATLADRCPPDLMLFRNYKSAQDKMNIPDYDNPELDSRYSSNDRRIWKAARASGAAPSFFRPEECFVDGGILSNNPSIDLLTEITEYNVVCRFLNKEAEVCIPKVLVSLGTGLPPVKRTKVVDIFRPNNATETFKLFLGWDGMGKLMLDSILDTDGRIVDRTRSWCLSSGIKYHRISPLLLEDVELDATDDKILVELMWSVLAFCVAKDEDIMSLAPFLVEGFVHKSPFVKNP